One genomic window of Salvia miltiorrhiza cultivar Shanhuang (shh) chromosome 4, IMPLAD_Smil_shh, whole genome shotgun sequence includes the following:
- the LOC131020061 gene encoding protein LURP-one-related 14-like encodes MFVPEGGRLVPTVSIVKDDYCYPYLVELGVSKSVGLSSKHICAFDGTGTLLLQVIGGFWQFNKKRTMYNSFGHPIITMRRKAHQEWIVHSGERVEGSNLLYSVKKAESFQLKTKLEIFLSTNTNTHLCDFRVIGSYTSQSFKVYKGETVVAEVKEKSKLRRLGTGSFQARIYPGIDYAFIVSLLVIFTEIDF; translated from the exons ATGTTCGTACCGGAGGGTGGACGTTTGGTTCCTACAGTGAGCATCGTGAAAGACGACTACTGCTATCCGTACTTGGTGGAGTTGGGCGTAAGCAAAAGCGTGGGTTTATCCAGTAAGCACATATGCGCTTTTGATGGAACTGGAACTCTACTACTGCAAGTAATTGGAGGCTTTTGGCAGTTCAACAAGAAACGAACCATGTATAATTCTTTTGGGCACCCCATCATCACCATGCGTAGGAAG GCACACCAAGAATGGATAGTTCACAGCGGTGAAAGAGTGGAGGGAAGCAATCTTCTGTACAGTGTGAAGAAAGCTGAGAGTTTCCAGCTCAAAACCAAGCTTGAAATTTTCTTATCAACCAATACCAACACTCATCTTTGTGATTTCCGTGTTATTGGAAGTTATACTTCTCAATCTTTCAAAGTCTACAAAGGTGAAACTGTGGTCGCAGAG GTGAAAGAGAAGTCCAAACTGAGAAGATTAGGAACAGGGAGTTTCCAAGCAAGAATTTATCCTGGTATCGATTATGCCTTTATTGTGTCGTTGCTAGTCATATTTACCGAAATAGATTTCTGA